From a region of the Procambarus clarkii isolate CNS0578487 chromosome 18, FALCON_Pclarkii_2.0, whole genome shotgun sequence genome:
- the LOC123748097 gene encoding arginine and glutamate-rich protein 1-like encodes MQLRSTMILVLVVWLLVGWARSQHDAPATHERARRAHLKRRMLERLAERGMKMSERESMAEELLARLDYHLASTPAQQHHLADTPDHLGSTTSSTQPFRHKRDHLTTHQRERHTPHPAHHPPSQLIREPPSFTEMQAYAEVYPELEELVEDGQPEVPKIEEVIADVEDEELRRAMEQQFIVAELLEQMRDKRQTPLTPQEIRDRERRRRRQERREERKRKRDEKKGKRNDRKKKRVKLEPRVEHMIKQEEIKLYDEGGEKYIDCCPSKLVIMKKVVGKGRNNRAMDIHAEHQVFYERVCLDEYLGKECIFPVKALRRGTVTRCGQQYSYSQALTRTYMSDEDWKMDMVEVKSGCSCQVSVKRKNKKKKRKR; translated from the exons ATGCAACTTAGGAGCACCATGATTCTAGTGCTG GTGGTATGGCTGCTAGTGGGCTGGGCTCGCTCTCAACACGACGCTCCCGCCACCCACGAGCGCGCGCGTCGGGCCCATCTCAAGAGAAG AATGCTTGAGCGACTGGCCGAACGGGGGATGAAAATGTCGGAGCGCGAGAGTATGGCCGAGGAACTGCTGGCTCGCCTCGACTACCACCTGGCCAGCACTCCCGCCCAGCAGCACCACCTGGCCGACACCCCCGACCACCTGGGCAGCACTACCTCGTCAACTCAGCCTTTCCGCCACAAGCgggaccacctcaccacccaccagaGGGAGCGTCACACgccccacccggcccaccacccaCCCTCCCAGCTCATAAGGGAGCCGCCATCCTTCACGGAGATGCAGGCGTACGCCGAGGTCTACCCAGagctggaggagttggtggaggatGGCCAGCCGGAGGTGCCGAAGATAGAAGAAGTCATAGCCGATGTGGAGGACGAGGAGCTGAGGCGAGCCATGGAACAACAGTTCATCGTGGCAGAGCTCCTCGAGCAGATGAGAGACAAGCGGCAGACTCCTCTCACACCCCAAGAAATTAgggatagagagcggagaaggagAAGGCAGGAACGGAGAGAGGAACGGAAAAGAAAAAGAGACGaaaaaaagggaaagagaaatGATAGGAAAAAAAAGAGAGTTAAACTTGAACCGAGAGTGGAACATATGATTAAACAAGAGGAGATTAAGCTTTATGACGAAGGCGGTGAAAAATACATTGACTGTTGTCCTTCAAAGCTGGTTATTATGAAGAAAGTGGTCGGGAAGGGGCGCAATAACCGCGCCATGGACATACACGCTGAGCACCAGGTGTTCTACGAGCGTGTGTGTCTGGACGAGTACTTGGGCAAGGAGTGCATCTTCCCAGTGAAGGCACTCCGGCGGGGTACTGTAACTCGCTGTGGCCAGCAGTACTCGTACTCCCAGGCCCTCACTCGTACCTACATGTCCGACGAGGACTGGAAGATGGACATGGTCGAGGTCAAGTCCGGCTGCTCGTGTCAAGTTAGTGTCAAGCGCAAAAATAAGAAGAAGAAAAGGAAAAGATGA